The bacterium genome includes the window CCAATGGATATCTGATCTGTAAAAGCCACATCTGCGCTTTCCATTGGCCGGATATCGAACCCGGTGTCTTCAAAAAGGGATGGATCTGGAAGTCCACAGCAGATATCCCTCAAAACGTCCGGATCTGTTATGGCCTTGACAGCATACTGCGCTCCATCAAAAAGTAGAGCGTTATTGTACACATTATGAAGGATCGGTTTATAGTAACGGCCATAACCGCCACGCAGGATGGTAGTTCCTTTTCCGCCCCAATCGTACGTAAATCCTAACCTCGGAGAAATATTGTTCGTATCTGTATCTGGAATCTCTCCGAGAACGATATCCGTACCACCTCCCAGGGGCACCGGTGTCTCGGTACCGTTGAAAGTTTCGATATCGTAACGCAGTCCAAGGTTCAAAGTGAGCCTGTCATTAACACGCCAATCATCCTGTACAAAGGCAGAGAATTGATGATTTGTATTCTCATTTCTCGGGTCTCCAACACCGATAAAAAAGTAGGTAGGGTATGTGTCCGGATTGTCCCGATCAAAAGGTTGATCGGTATTAAAAAAGTAACCCCCACCGAAATATTGTGCGAATATGATGTCGGAATTAATATGGATGTAATCGCCGCCAAACTTTACAGTATGTTCTCCCTTTTCTGTAGGAAAGACTTTTGTGAAGTTATCCAAAATCTCGATTCGGTTTTCTTCAAAACGCTGAGGACAACAATAGTGATGTCCGGTCACGGAGGTTAGATCAGCAAAGCGATATTGAGCCGGACCGGTCCCCTCAACGGTATCTTCACGAAGATGTCTTCCGTATTGAATGAGGATTTCGTTGTAACTGTCATTCGAAAGAACGGCATTTTCAGAGATCGCAAGTGAATGAGAATTCGCTTCCGTAACAACGCCATCCACATAACTCCCACCGGCATAGAATCCTGCTTCCGACCGATCCTGAAAGTTGTAACGGAACACCATGGAATGATCTTCGTTGAGTTGATGATCGATTTTTCCTGTAAAAAGACTCAGATCAATCGGTTTGGGGCGTACACCATCAGGGAATCGGTCGACCGGTGTAACCGATAACGATCCGTCTCTATTTACTTGTTCAAACGCGAAGAAGAAAAATGTCTCGTCTCTTTTAATCGGACCGCCTAAGGTAACACCACCTTGTTGTTGATCTACGGGAAAATCCACGCCTCGTTGATCAGCAAAAAAGTCGGCGGCATCCAATTCATCCGGCCGGAAGAAAAAGAATCCATTGCCATGAAAATCGTTTGTTCCGGATTTTGAAATCACATTGATTACACCGCCTGTTGCACGGCCGTATTCAGCAGAAAAACGGTTCGTCAAAATCTGGAATTCCTGGATACCTTCCTGTGTGAAAAGCGTTCGTCCTTCATTTGTATATGAGAAATTGTTTTCGGCGCCATCAATCGTGTAGTTCACAGCGTCACCACGCTGGCCACCAATCTGGAACTGCCCATAGTTACCAAGCGTCACAGGCTTCACACCGGGTGCGAGCAGGGATAGT containing:
- a CDS encoding TonB-dependent receptor, whose translation is MKDFTLRLVFFAFLFFLIGHTVYAAETTANIIGTVYDDKDAAIPGVTITAVNAATNFTRVTTSEAGGFFRVALLPPGTYTVTVEIAGFAKEVRKGIELTLGKEIIQDFHLRLAAAGEIVEVTGVTPLIDATKSQLGETLSAESIENLPLNGRDYTQLSLLAPGVKPVTLGNYGQFQIGGQRGDAVNYTIDGAENNFSYTNEGRTLFTQEGIQEFQILTNRFSAEYGRATGGVINVISKSGTNDFHGNGFFFFRPDELDAADFFADQRGVDFPVDQQQGGVTLGGPIKRDETFFFFAFEQVNRDGSLSVTPVDRFPDGVRPKPIDLSLFTGKIDHQLNEDHSMVFRYNFQDRSEAGFYAGGSYVDGVVTEANSHSLAISENAVLSNDSYNEILIQYGRHLREDTVEGTGPAQYRFADLTSVTGHHYCCPQRFEENRIEILDNFTKVFPTEKGEHTVKFGGDYIHINSDIIFAQYFGGGYFFNTDQPFDRDNPDTYPTYFFIGVGDPRNENTNHQFSAFVQDDWRVNDRLTLNLGLRYDIETFNGTETPVPLGGGTDIVLGEIPDTDTNNISPRLGFTYDWGGKGTTILRGGYGRYYKPILHNVYNNALLFDGAQYAVKAITDPDVLRDICCGLPDPSLFEDTGFDIRPMESADVAFTDQISIGFQQELARDFVINADYVFVRGQNLTRERNLNAPLDIDDPNFTPPFPQYGRVRLLLTDAGSWYHALQLNLQKRLSNKFMFTTSYTLSKVEEDAGDFFSISEPNDQSNLDAEKGPGTHDQRHVFSFGGVYELPKQFQVSTIIRAASGIPINFRINENHNGDGFCCNDRPDLGPNDTFGFPPPDRPGNMPRNFGRGESFFQVDLRVAKNIDFGERYRLELIGEIFNLFNRTNFNFRPASVNRIVTPDDVGKSVDGFATASEVFDPLQVQFGIKLNW